From a single Rosa rugosa chromosome 7, drRosRugo1.1, whole genome shotgun sequence genomic region:
- the LOC133723302 gene encoding uncharacterized protein LOC133723302, which produces MEVLEKPSIDKPFSEIFLTESDRPPSWMDPFIDYLSKGIEPSDKVIATRLRRRATLYTVREGKLYRKGRSFPLLKCISLEEGLCVLLSLHSGVCGNHAGARNLAFKALRTGYYWPTIEQDAKRIARACLKCHQFANSPLAPSVPLSIIIAPCVYWQWGLDFIGKFPTALGQLKFAIVAVDYNTEWVDAEALATITVAKVINFLRKNIYCRFGIPETIITNNGAQFDNYTLRDFVGQYGTTIRYASPAQPQTNCQVEAVNKIIKQNLKKRLDDSKGLRAEKLPEVLWAIRTTPTEANGESPFCMSFGSEAVIPVEQEVQTDRVACFDALTNSEGLNLDSDLLEERRERAHLRNINNKQHIARYYSARVMPCPFSVGDWMMKEKMPTPTGLKATGEGPYEITVAVGPTTFYLRGADGITLPHPWNAQHLCYYPK; this is translated from the coding sequence ATGGAAGTCCTGGAAAAGCCGAGTATCGACAAGCCGTTCTCAGAAATATTCCTTACGGAGAGCGACCGCCCAccttcgtggatggacccattCATTGATTACCTCTCCAAAGGCATTGAACCGTCAGACAAGGTTATTGCCACCAGGCTCCGCAGACGAGCAACGCTATACACGGTCCGCGAGGGCAAGTTGTACAGGAAAGGAAGGTCTTTCCCTCTGTTGAAGTGCATCTCCCTCGAGGAGGGGCTGTGTGTACTTCTTTCCCTGCACAGCGGGGTCTGTGGCAACCATGCTGGGGCAAGAAACCTAGCCTTCAAGGCACTGCGCACAGGGTACTATTGGCCCACTATCGAACAAGACGCAAAGCGTATCGCTAGGGCCTGCCTCAAATGCCACCAGTTTGCCAACTCCCCCCTTGCACCATCAGTACCGCTTTCGATCATCATCGCCCCTTGCGTATATTGGCAATGGGGATTGGATTTCATTGGCAAATTCCCCACCGCACTCGGACAGCTGAAGTTCGCCATTGTCGCCGTGGATTACAACACTGAATGGGTCGACGCCGAGGCTCTAGCCACGATCACAGTCGCCAAGGTAATCAACTTCCTCAGGAAGAACATTTATTGCCGATTCGGAATCCCTGAAACAATCATCACCAATAACGGTGCCCAGTTCGACAACTATACACTCAGGGACTTCGTTGGCCAATATGGCACCACGATCCGATACGCCTCCCCCGCGCAACCACAGACAAATTGTCAAGTCGAAGCAGTCAACAAAATTATCAAGCAAAACCTGAAGAAGAGGCTGGATGACTCCAAGGGCTTACGAGCAGAGAAATTACCCGAGGTCCTCTGGGCGATCAGAACGACCCCCACAGAGGCCAATGGCGAGTCCCCTTTCTGTATGTCCTTCGGCTCTGAGGCAGTGATCCCGGTCGAACAAGAGGTCCAAACCGATAGAGTGGCATGCTTCGACGCACTCACCAACTCAGAAGGGCTGAACCTCGATTCTGACCTCTTGGAAGAGCGTCGAGAGCGAGCCCACCTCCGCAACATCAACAACAAACAACATATAGCCCGATATTACAGCGCAAGGGTCATGCCTTGCCCTTTCTCTGTCGGGGATTggatgatgaaagaaaagatgcCAACTCCAACGGGGTTGAAAGCCACTGGGGAAGGGCCATATGAGATCACTGTGGCCGTTGGACCCACTACCTTCTACCTGAGGGGAGCAGATGGTATCACTCTCCCACATCCGTGGAACGCCCAACACCTCTGCTACTATCCCAAGTAG